A single Sander lucioperca isolate FBNREF2018 chromosome 24, SLUC_FBN_1.2, whole genome shotgun sequence DNA region contains:
- the stat1a gene encoding signal transducer and activator of transcription 1a isoform X4, producing MAQWCQLQMLDCKYLEQVDQLYDDSFPMDIRQYLSKWIESIDWDTVAIQDSLATIRFHDLLAQLDDQHSRFALENNFLLQHNIRKIKRNLQDRFQEDPVHMAMIISRNLKEEQKILECAKSTEQEGEGMVSAMVVEKQKLDNKVKEIKDRVQVADQNIKNLEDLQDEYDFKVNTLKNRENEMNSMTPKELEKEKMTVGRMCFELKAKRQDVVTQLSDLLNVAQALLSDLISEELPEWKQRQQIACIGGPPNACVDQLQNWFTAVAESLQQVRQHHKKLQELEQKFTYDNDPITKQKDYLESRALDLLKNLLSNSLVVERQPCMPTHPQRPLVLKTGVQFTVKLRFLVKLQEFNYQLRVKAVFDKDVTDKKGFRKFNILGTNTKVMNMEESNGSLAAEFRHLQLKEQKVAGNRTNEGPLIVTEELHSLSFESELQVNQSGLNIKLEATSLPVVVISNVCQLPSGWASILWYNMLSTEPKNLKFFLTPPAAKWSQLSEVLSWQFSSVTKRGLSQEQLNMLADKLLGAKAQRNPEGQIPWVKFCKQQSANEKSFPFWLWIEGILDLIKRHLLSLWNDGSIMGFISKEREKGLLSDKCPGTFLLRFSESSREGAITFTWIEHDVHDKPLFHSVEPYTKKELSAVSLPDIIRTYKVMAAENIPENPLRFLYPNIPKDKAFGKYYPKPSETVEPMDVENGPEKTGYMKTELISVSEVHPSRLQDNMMPMSPDDYKVLSQYVSPRDIDAVMSAEFPDQN from the exons ATGGCGCAATGGTGCCAGCTCCAGATGCTGGACTGCAAGTACCTGGAGCAGGTGGACCAGCTGTACGACGACTCGTTCCCCATGGACATCCGCCAGTACCTGAGCAAGTGGATCGAGAGCATTGACTG GGACACGGTGGCGATTCAGGACTCTCTTGCCACCATTCGCTTCCACGACCTCCTGGCTCAGCTGGACGACCAACACAGCCGCTTCGCCCTGGAGAACAACTTCCTGCTGCAGCACAACATCCGCAAGATCAAGAGGAACCTGCAG GATCGCTTCCAGGAAGATCCAGTCCACATGGCCATGATCATCTCCAGGAACCTGAAGGAGGAGCAGAAGATCCTGGAATGTGCGAAGAGCACCGAG CAGGAGGGTGAGGGGATGGTGTCGGCCATGGTGGTGGAGAAACAGAAGCTGGACAACAAAGTGAAGGAGATAAAAGACAGAGTCCAG GTGGCGGATCAGAACATTAAGAACCTAGAAGATCTGCAGGACGAGTACGACTTTAAAGTCAACACACTGAAGAACAGAG AGAATGAAATGAACAGCATGACGCCAAAGGAGCTGGAGAAAGAGAAGATGACGGTTGGGAGGATGTGCTTCGAACTGAAAGCCAAACGACAG GACGTGGTGACCCAGCTGTCTGACCTCCTGAACGTCGCTCAGGCTTTACTGTCAGACCTGATTTCCGAAGAGCTGCCGGAGTGGAAGCAGCGGCAGCAGATCGCCTGTATCGGAGGCCCGCCCAACGCCTGCGTGGACCAGCTGCAGAACTG GTTCACGGCCGTAGCAGAGAGTCTCCAGCAGGTCCGTCAGCACCACAAGAAGCTGCAGGAGCTGGAGCAGAAGTTCACCTACGACAACGACCCCATCACGAAGCAAAAAGATTACCTGGAGTCCCGAGCCCTGGACCTCCTCAAGAACCTCCTCTCCAA ctcTCTGGTTGTAGAGAGGCAGCCCTGCATGCCCACCCACCCACAGAGACCCCTGGTGCTGAAAACAGGCGTCCAGTTCACAGTCAAGCTTCG GTTCCTGGTGAAGCTGCAGGAGTTCAACTACCAGCTCAGGGTCAAGGCCGTGTTTGATAA AGATGTGACGGACAAGAAAGG ATTTCGGAAGTTTAATATTTTGGGAACAAATACCAAAGTTATGAACATGGAGGAGTCGAACGGCAGCCTGGCAGCAGAGTTCAGACATTTG CAACTGAAAGAGCAGAAGGTTGCCGGCAACCGAACAAATGAG ggtcCTCTGATCGTCACAGAGGAGCTTCACTCGCTGAGCTTCGAGTCGGAGCTGCAGGTCAACCAGTCGGGACTCAACATCAAACTGGAG gccACGTCTCTGCCTGTTGTGGTCATCTCTAACGTCTGTCAGCTGCCCAGCGGCTGGGCCTCCATCCTCTGGTACAACATGCTTAGCACCGAGCCCAAG AACCTGAAGTTCTTCCTCACCCCTCCGGCGGCCAAGTGGTCCCAGCTGTCCGAGGTCCTCAGCTGGCAGTTCTCCTCCGTCACCAAGCGAGGCCTGAGCCAGGAGCAGCTCAACATGCTGGCGGACAAGCTGCTCG GAGCCAAAGCCCAGAGGAATCCTGAGGGACAAATCCCCTGGGTCAAGTTCTGCAAG CAGCAGAGCGCCAATGAGAAATCCTTTCCCTTCTGGTTGTGGATCGAAGGAATCCTGGATCTGATTAAAAGACACCTGCTCTCCCTCTGGAATGACGG ctccATCATGGGCTTCATCAGTAAGGAGAGGGAGAAGGGTTTGCTGAGCGACAAGTGTCCCGGTACCTTCCTGCTCCGGTTCAGTGAGAGCAGCAGGGAGGGAGCGATCACCTTCACCTGGATCGAACACGACGTCCACG ACAAGCCGCTTTTCCACTCCGTGGAGCCGTACACAAAGAAGGAACTGTCCGCCGTCTCTCTGCCCGACATCATCCGCACCTACAAGGTGATGGCCGCCGAGAACATCCCGGAGAACCCGCTCCGCTTCCTCTACCCTAACATCCCAAAAGACAAGGCCTTCGGGAAGTACTACCCCAAACCCTCAGAGA CTGTAGAGCCCATGGACGTGGAGAATGGTCCAGAGAAGACCGGCTACATGAAGACGGAGCTCATATCTGTCTCAGAAGT GCATCCGTCCAGATTGCAGGACAACATGATGCCGATGTCTCCCGACGACTACAAGGTTCTGTCCCAGTACGTCAGTCCCAGAGACATCGACGCTGTG ATGAGTGCAGAGTTCCCGGACCAAAACTGa
- the stat1a gene encoding signal transducer and activator of transcription 1a isoform X1: MAQWCQLQMLDCKYLEQVDQLYDDSFPMDIRQYLSKWIESIDWDTVAIQDSLATIRFHDLLAQLDDQHSRFALENNFLLQHNIRKIKRNLQDRFQEDPVHMAMIISRNLKEEQKILECAKSTEQEGEGMVSAMVVEKQKLDNKVKEIKDRVQVADQNIKNLEDLQDEYDFKVNTLKNRENEMNSMTPKELEKEKMTVGRMCFELKAKRQDVVTQLSDLLNVAQALLSDLISEELPEWKQRQQIACIGGPPNACVDQLQNWFTAVAESLQQVRQHHKKLQELEQKFTYDNDPITKQKDYLESRALDLLKNLLSNSLVVERQPCMPTHPQRPLVLKTGVQFTVKLRFLVKLQEFNYQLRVKAVFDKDVTDKKGFRKFNILGTNTKVMNMEESNGSLAAEFRHLQLKEQKVAGNRTNEGPLIVTEELHSLSFESELQVNQSGLNIKLEATSLPVVVISNVCQLPSGWASILWYNMLSTEPKNLKFFLTPPAAKWSQLSEVLSWQFSSVTKRGLSQEQLNMLADKLLGAKAQRNPEGQIPWVKFCKQQSANEKSFPFWLWIEGILDLIKRHLLSLWNDGSIMGFISKEREKGLLSDKCPGTFLLRFSESSREGAITFTWIEHDVHDKPLFHSVEPYTKKELSAVSLPDIIRTYKVMAAENIPENPLRFLYPNIPKDKAFGKYYPKPSETVEPMDVENGPEKTGYMKTELISVSEVHPSRLQDNMMPMSPDDYKVLSQYVSPRDIDAVTNNLISGFGEFDVQMSAEFPDQN; the protein is encoded by the exons ATGGCGCAATGGTGCCAGCTCCAGATGCTGGACTGCAAGTACCTGGAGCAGGTGGACCAGCTGTACGACGACTCGTTCCCCATGGACATCCGCCAGTACCTGAGCAAGTGGATCGAGAGCATTGACTG GGACACGGTGGCGATTCAGGACTCTCTTGCCACCATTCGCTTCCACGACCTCCTGGCTCAGCTGGACGACCAACACAGCCGCTTCGCCCTGGAGAACAACTTCCTGCTGCAGCACAACATCCGCAAGATCAAGAGGAACCTGCAG GATCGCTTCCAGGAAGATCCAGTCCACATGGCCATGATCATCTCCAGGAACCTGAAGGAGGAGCAGAAGATCCTGGAATGTGCGAAGAGCACCGAG CAGGAGGGTGAGGGGATGGTGTCGGCCATGGTGGTGGAGAAACAGAAGCTGGACAACAAAGTGAAGGAGATAAAAGACAGAGTCCAG GTGGCGGATCAGAACATTAAGAACCTAGAAGATCTGCAGGACGAGTACGACTTTAAAGTCAACACACTGAAGAACAGAG AGAATGAAATGAACAGCATGACGCCAAAGGAGCTGGAGAAAGAGAAGATGACGGTTGGGAGGATGTGCTTCGAACTGAAAGCCAAACGACAG GACGTGGTGACCCAGCTGTCTGACCTCCTGAACGTCGCTCAGGCTTTACTGTCAGACCTGATTTCCGAAGAGCTGCCGGAGTGGAAGCAGCGGCAGCAGATCGCCTGTATCGGAGGCCCGCCCAACGCCTGCGTGGACCAGCTGCAGAACTG GTTCACGGCCGTAGCAGAGAGTCTCCAGCAGGTCCGTCAGCACCACAAGAAGCTGCAGGAGCTGGAGCAGAAGTTCACCTACGACAACGACCCCATCACGAAGCAAAAAGATTACCTGGAGTCCCGAGCCCTGGACCTCCTCAAGAACCTCCTCTCCAA ctcTCTGGTTGTAGAGAGGCAGCCCTGCATGCCCACCCACCCACAGAGACCCCTGGTGCTGAAAACAGGCGTCCAGTTCACAGTCAAGCTTCG GTTCCTGGTGAAGCTGCAGGAGTTCAACTACCAGCTCAGGGTCAAGGCCGTGTTTGATAA AGATGTGACGGACAAGAAAGG ATTTCGGAAGTTTAATATTTTGGGAACAAATACCAAAGTTATGAACATGGAGGAGTCGAACGGCAGCCTGGCAGCAGAGTTCAGACATTTG CAACTGAAAGAGCAGAAGGTTGCCGGCAACCGAACAAATGAG ggtcCTCTGATCGTCACAGAGGAGCTTCACTCGCTGAGCTTCGAGTCGGAGCTGCAGGTCAACCAGTCGGGACTCAACATCAAACTGGAG gccACGTCTCTGCCTGTTGTGGTCATCTCTAACGTCTGTCAGCTGCCCAGCGGCTGGGCCTCCATCCTCTGGTACAACATGCTTAGCACCGAGCCCAAG AACCTGAAGTTCTTCCTCACCCCTCCGGCGGCCAAGTGGTCCCAGCTGTCCGAGGTCCTCAGCTGGCAGTTCTCCTCCGTCACCAAGCGAGGCCTGAGCCAGGAGCAGCTCAACATGCTGGCGGACAAGCTGCTCG GAGCCAAAGCCCAGAGGAATCCTGAGGGACAAATCCCCTGGGTCAAGTTCTGCAAG CAGCAGAGCGCCAATGAGAAATCCTTTCCCTTCTGGTTGTGGATCGAAGGAATCCTGGATCTGATTAAAAGACACCTGCTCTCCCTCTGGAATGACGG ctccATCATGGGCTTCATCAGTAAGGAGAGGGAGAAGGGTTTGCTGAGCGACAAGTGTCCCGGTACCTTCCTGCTCCGGTTCAGTGAGAGCAGCAGGGAGGGAGCGATCACCTTCACCTGGATCGAACACGACGTCCACG ACAAGCCGCTTTTCCACTCCGTGGAGCCGTACACAAAGAAGGAACTGTCCGCCGTCTCTCTGCCCGACATCATCCGCACCTACAAGGTGATGGCCGCCGAGAACATCCCGGAGAACCCGCTCCGCTTCCTCTACCCTAACATCCCAAAAGACAAGGCCTTCGGGAAGTACTACCCCAAACCCTCAGAGA CTGTAGAGCCCATGGACGTGGAGAATGGTCCAGAGAAGACCGGCTACATGAAGACGGAGCTCATATCTGTCTCAGAAGT GCATCCGTCCAGATTGCAGGACAACATGATGCCGATGTCTCCCGACGACTACAAGGTTCTGTCCCAGTACGTCAGTCCCAGAGACATCGACGCTGTG ACCAACAATCTGATTTCTGGATTTGGAGAGTTTGACGTTCAG ATGAGTGCAGAGTTCCCGGACCAAAACTGa
- the stat1a gene encoding signal transducer and activator of transcription 1a isoform X3 — MAQWCQLQMLDCKYLEQVDQLYDDSFPMDIRQYLSKWIESIDWDTVAIQDSLATIRFHDLLAQLDDQHSRFALENNFLLQHNIRKIKRNLQDRFQEDPVHMAMIISRNLKEEQKILECAKSTEEGEGMVSAMVVEKQKLDNKVKEIKDRVQVADQNIKNLEDLQDEYDFKVNTLKNRENEMNSMTPKELEKEKMTVGRMCFELKAKRQDVVTQLSDLLNVAQALLSDLISEELPEWKQRQQIACIGGPPNACVDQLQNWFTAVAESLQQVRQHHKKLQELEQKFTYDNDPITKQKDYLESRALDLLKNLLSNSLVVERQPCMPTHPQRPLVLKTGVQFTVKLRFLVKLQEFNYQLRVKAVFDKDVTDKKGFRKFNILGTNTKVMNMEESNGSLAAEFRHLQLKEQKVAGNRTNEGPLIVTEELHSLSFESELQVNQSGLNIKLEATSLPVVVISNVCQLPSGWASILWYNMLSTEPKNLKFFLTPPAAKWSQLSEVLSWQFSSVTKRGLSQEQLNMLADKLLGAKAQRNPEGQIPWVKFCKQQSANEKSFPFWLWIEGILDLIKRHLLSLWNDGSIMGFISKEREKGLLSDKCPGTFLLRFSESSREGAITFTWIEHDVHDKPLFHSVEPYTKKELSAVSLPDIIRTYKVMAAENIPENPLRFLYPNIPKDKAFGKYYPKPSETVEPMDVENGPEKTGYMKTELISVSEVHPSRLQDNMMPMSPDDYKVLSQYVSPRDIDAVTNNLISGFGEFDVQMSAEFPDQN, encoded by the exons ATGGCGCAATGGTGCCAGCTCCAGATGCTGGACTGCAAGTACCTGGAGCAGGTGGACCAGCTGTACGACGACTCGTTCCCCATGGACATCCGCCAGTACCTGAGCAAGTGGATCGAGAGCATTGACTG GGACACGGTGGCGATTCAGGACTCTCTTGCCACCATTCGCTTCCACGACCTCCTGGCTCAGCTGGACGACCAACACAGCCGCTTCGCCCTGGAGAACAACTTCCTGCTGCAGCACAACATCCGCAAGATCAAGAGGAACCTGCAG GATCGCTTCCAGGAAGATCCAGTCCACATGGCCATGATCATCTCCAGGAACCTGAAGGAGGAGCAGAAGATCCTGGAATGTGCGAAGAGCACCGAG GAGGGTGAGGGGATGGTGTCGGCCATGGTGGTGGAGAAACAGAAGCTGGACAACAAAGTGAAGGAGATAAAAGACAGAGTCCAG GTGGCGGATCAGAACATTAAGAACCTAGAAGATCTGCAGGACGAGTACGACTTTAAAGTCAACACACTGAAGAACAGAG AGAATGAAATGAACAGCATGACGCCAAAGGAGCTGGAGAAAGAGAAGATGACGGTTGGGAGGATGTGCTTCGAACTGAAAGCCAAACGACAG GACGTGGTGACCCAGCTGTCTGACCTCCTGAACGTCGCTCAGGCTTTACTGTCAGACCTGATTTCCGAAGAGCTGCCGGAGTGGAAGCAGCGGCAGCAGATCGCCTGTATCGGAGGCCCGCCCAACGCCTGCGTGGACCAGCTGCAGAACTG GTTCACGGCCGTAGCAGAGAGTCTCCAGCAGGTCCGTCAGCACCACAAGAAGCTGCAGGAGCTGGAGCAGAAGTTCACCTACGACAACGACCCCATCACGAAGCAAAAAGATTACCTGGAGTCCCGAGCCCTGGACCTCCTCAAGAACCTCCTCTCCAA ctcTCTGGTTGTAGAGAGGCAGCCCTGCATGCCCACCCACCCACAGAGACCCCTGGTGCTGAAAACAGGCGTCCAGTTCACAGTCAAGCTTCG GTTCCTGGTGAAGCTGCAGGAGTTCAACTACCAGCTCAGGGTCAAGGCCGTGTTTGATAA AGATGTGACGGACAAGAAAGG ATTTCGGAAGTTTAATATTTTGGGAACAAATACCAAAGTTATGAACATGGAGGAGTCGAACGGCAGCCTGGCAGCAGAGTTCAGACATTTG CAACTGAAAGAGCAGAAGGTTGCCGGCAACCGAACAAATGAG ggtcCTCTGATCGTCACAGAGGAGCTTCACTCGCTGAGCTTCGAGTCGGAGCTGCAGGTCAACCAGTCGGGACTCAACATCAAACTGGAG gccACGTCTCTGCCTGTTGTGGTCATCTCTAACGTCTGTCAGCTGCCCAGCGGCTGGGCCTCCATCCTCTGGTACAACATGCTTAGCACCGAGCCCAAG AACCTGAAGTTCTTCCTCACCCCTCCGGCGGCCAAGTGGTCCCAGCTGTCCGAGGTCCTCAGCTGGCAGTTCTCCTCCGTCACCAAGCGAGGCCTGAGCCAGGAGCAGCTCAACATGCTGGCGGACAAGCTGCTCG GAGCCAAAGCCCAGAGGAATCCTGAGGGACAAATCCCCTGGGTCAAGTTCTGCAAG CAGCAGAGCGCCAATGAGAAATCCTTTCCCTTCTGGTTGTGGATCGAAGGAATCCTGGATCTGATTAAAAGACACCTGCTCTCCCTCTGGAATGACGG ctccATCATGGGCTTCATCAGTAAGGAGAGGGAGAAGGGTTTGCTGAGCGACAAGTGTCCCGGTACCTTCCTGCTCCGGTTCAGTGAGAGCAGCAGGGAGGGAGCGATCACCTTCACCTGGATCGAACACGACGTCCACG ACAAGCCGCTTTTCCACTCCGTGGAGCCGTACACAAAGAAGGAACTGTCCGCCGTCTCTCTGCCCGACATCATCCGCACCTACAAGGTGATGGCCGCCGAGAACATCCCGGAGAACCCGCTCCGCTTCCTCTACCCTAACATCCCAAAAGACAAGGCCTTCGGGAAGTACTACCCCAAACCCTCAGAGA CTGTAGAGCCCATGGACGTGGAGAATGGTCCAGAGAAGACCGGCTACATGAAGACGGAGCTCATATCTGTCTCAGAAGT GCATCCGTCCAGATTGCAGGACAACATGATGCCGATGTCTCCCGACGACTACAAGGTTCTGTCCCAGTACGTCAGTCCCAGAGACATCGACGCTGTG ACCAACAATCTGATTTCTGGATTTGGAGAGTTTGACGTTCAG ATGAGTGCAGAGTTCCCGGACCAAAACTGa
- the stat1a gene encoding signal transducer and activator of transcription 1a isoform X2, protein MAQWCQLQMLDCKYLEQVDQLYDDSFPMDIRQYLSKWIESIDWDTVAIQDSLATIRFHDLLAQLDDQHSRFALENNFLLQHNIRKIKRNLQDRFQEDPVHMAMIISRNLKEEQKILECAKSTEQEGEGMVSAMVVEKQKLDNKVKEIKDRVQVADQNIKNLEDLQDEYDFKVNTLKNRENEMNSMTPKELEKEKMTVGRMCFELKAKRQDVVTQLSDLLNVAQALLSDLISEELPEWKQRQQIACIGGPPNACVDQLQNWFTAVAESLQQVRQHHKKLQELEQKFTYDNDPITKQKDYLESRALDLLKNLLSNSLVVERQPCMPTHPQRPLVLKTGVQFTVKLRFLVKLQEFNYQLRVKAVFDKDVTDKKGFRKFNILGTNTKVMNMEESNGSLAAEFRHLQLKEQKVAGNRTNEGPLIVTEELHSLSFESELQVNQSGLNIKLEATSLPVVVISNVCQLPSGWASILWYNMLSTEPKNLKFFLTPPAAKWSQLSEVLSWQFSSVTKRGLSQEQLNMLADKLLGAKAQRNPEGQIPWVKFCKQSANEKSFPFWLWIEGILDLIKRHLLSLWNDGSIMGFISKEREKGLLSDKCPGTFLLRFSESSREGAITFTWIEHDVHDKPLFHSVEPYTKKELSAVSLPDIIRTYKVMAAENIPENPLRFLYPNIPKDKAFGKYYPKPSETVEPMDVENGPEKTGYMKTELISVSEVHPSRLQDNMMPMSPDDYKVLSQYVSPRDIDAVTNNLISGFGEFDVQMSAEFPDQN, encoded by the exons ATGGCGCAATGGTGCCAGCTCCAGATGCTGGACTGCAAGTACCTGGAGCAGGTGGACCAGCTGTACGACGACTCGTTCCCCATGGACATCCGCCAGTACCTGAGCAAGTGGATCGAGAGCATTGACTG GGACACGGTGGCGATTCAGGACTCTCTTGCCACCATTCGCTTCCACGACCTCCTGGCTCAGCTGGACGACCAACACAGCCGCTTCGCCCTGGAGAACAACTTCCTGCTGCAGCACAACATCCGCAAGATCAAGAGGAACCTGCAG GATCGCTTCCAGGAAGATCCAGTCCACATGGCCATGATCATCTCCAGGAACCTGAAGGAGGAGCAGAAGATCCTGGAATGTGCGAAGAGCACCGAG CAGGAGGGTGAGGGGATGGTGTCGGCCATGGTGGTGGAGAAACAGAAGCTGGACAACAAAGTGAAGGAGATAAAAGACAGAGTCCAG GTGGCGGATCAGAACATTAAGAACCTAGAAGATCTGCAGGACGAGTACGACTTTAAAGTCAACACACTGAAGAACAGAG AGAATGAAATGAACAGCATGACGCCAAAGGAGCTGGAGAAAGAGAAGATGACGGTTGGGAGGATGTGCTTCGAACTGAAAGCCAAACGACAG GACGTGGTGACCCAGCTGTCTGACCTCCTGAACGTCGCTCAGGCTTTACTGTCAGACCTGATTTCCGAAGAGCTGCCGGAGTGGAAGCAGCGGCAGCAGATCGCCTGTATCGGAGGCCCGCCCAACGCCTGCGTGGACCAGCTGCAGAACTG GTTCACGGCCGTAGCAGAGAGTCTCCAGCAGGTCCGTCAGCACCACAAGAAGCTGCAGGAGCTGGAGCAGAAGTTCACCTACGACAACGACCCCATCACGAAGCAAAAAGATTACCTGGAGTCCCGAGCCCTGGACCTCCTCAAGAACCTCCTCTCCAA ctcTCTGGTTGTAGAGAGGCAGCCCTGCATGCCCACCCACCCACAGAGACCCCTGGTGCTGAAAACAGGCGTCCAGTTCACAGTCAAGCTTCG GTTCCTGGTGAAGCTGCAGGAGTTCAACTACCAGCTCAGGGTCAAGGCCGTGTTTGATAA AGATGTGACGGACAAGAAAGG ATTTCGGAAGTTTAATATTTTGGGAACAAATACCAAAGTTATGAACATGGAGGAGTCGAACGGCAGCCTGGCAGCAGAGTTCAGACATTTG CAACTGAAAGAGCAGAAGGTTGCCGGCAACCGAACAAATGAG ggtcCTCTGATCGTCACAGAGGAGCTTCACTCGCTGAGCTTCGAGTCGGAGCTGCAGGTCAACCAGTCGGGACTCAACATCAAACTGGAG gccACGTCTCTGCCTGTTGTGGTCATCTCTAACGTCTGTCAGCTGCCCAGCGGCTGGGCCTCCATCCTCTGGTACAACATGCTTAGCACCGAGCCCAAG AACCTGAAGTTCTTCCTCACCCCTCCGGCGGCCAAGTGGTCCCAGCTGTCCGAGGTCCTCAGCTGGCAGTTCTCCTCCGTCACCAAGCGAGGCCTGAGCCAGGAGCAGCTCAACATGCTGGCGGACAAGCTGCTCG GAGCCAAAGCCCAGAGGAATCCTGAGGGACAAATCCCCTGGGTCAAGTTCTGCAAG CAGAGCGCCAATGAGAAATCCTTTCCCTTCTGGTTGTGGATCGAAGGAATCCTGGATCTGATTAAAAGACACCTGCTCTCCCTCTGGAATGACGG ctccATCATGGGCTTCATCAGTAAGGAGAGGGAGAAGGGTTTGCTGAGCGACAAGTGTCCCGGTACCTTCCTGCTCCGGTTCAGTGAGAGCAGCAGGGAGGGAGCGATCACCTTCACCTGGATCGAACACGACGTCCACG ACAAGCCGCTTTTCCACTCCGTGGAGCCGTACACAAAGAAGGAACTGTCCGCCGTCTCTCTGCCCGACATCATCCGCACCTACAAGGTGATGGCCGCCGAGAACATCCCGGAGAACCCGCTCCGCTTCCTCTACCCTAACATCCCAAAAGACAAGGCCTTCGGGAAGTACTACCCCAAACCCTCAGAGA CTGTAGAGCCCATGGACGTGGAGAATGGTCCAGAGAAGACCGGCTACATGAAGACGGAGCTCATATCTGTCTCAGAAGT GCATCCGTCCAGATTGCAGGACAACATGATGCCGATGTCTCCCGACGACTACAAGGTTCTGTCCCAGTACGTCAGTCCCAGAGACATCGACGCTGTG ACCAACAATCTGATTTCTGGATTTGGAGAGTTTGACGTTCAG ATGAGTGCAGAGTTCCCGGACCAAAACTGa